The following are encoded together in the Zingiber officinale cultivar Zhangliang chromosome 8A, Zo_v1.1, whole genome shotgun sequence genome:
- the LOC122007996 gene encoding AT-hook motif nuclear-localized protein 9-like isoform X1 yields MDGRDAMAFPGAASYFISHRGIPGSIGSSQPELHLTAQPGVRSIPNFGTSLTVPLSGVGSMAFQVESPPGASSHGGGGLGEGVSQVEPVKRKRGRPRKYGPEGSVALALSPISTSAPSGSVIGSGSASGSGAPSQKRGRGRPPGSGRKQMLASLGEWVVASAGMGFTPHVITIAVGEDIATKIMSFSQQGPRVVCILSANGVVSTVTLRQSATSGGTVTYEGRFEILCLSGSYMKTDNGGSRSRSGGLSVCLSSPDGRIIGGGVAGVLIAATPVQVIIGSFIYTGSKAKNKAKISNETNPEGELQVGDEQTAPFAALPSPNLSPSPMLGGWPGPRHLTMRNAHIDIDLTRG; encoded by the exons ATGGATGGGAGAGATGCCATGGCGTTTCCCGGCGCGGCCTCATACTTCATATCTCATCGAGGAATTCCTGGCTCCATCGGTAGCTCGCAGCCTGAATTGCACTTGACGGCACAGCCCGGGGTCCGGTCCATACCGAACTTCGGCACCAGTCTTACCGTTCCTCTTTCTGGCGTTGGTTCGATGGCATTTCAGGTGGAGTCTCCGCCCGGTGCCTCGTCTCATGGTGGCGGTGGACTTGGCGAAGGTGTGAGCCAGGTGGAGCCggtgaagaggaagagaggacgGCCTAGAAAGTATGGCCCGGAAGGGAGTGTAGCTTTGGCGCTTTCGCCTATTTCCACCTCTGCTCCCTCCGGCTCCGTGATCGGGTCCGGGTCAGCTTCGGGTTCCGGCGCTCCTTCCCAGAAGCGCGGGAGAGGACGGCCGCCTGGCTCAGGGAGGAAGCAAATGTTAGCATCTCTTG GTGAATGGGTTGTTGCTTCAGCAGGCATGGGCTTCACtccacatgtcataactattgcAGTCGGAGAG GACATTGCCACAAAGATAATGTCATTTTCACAACAAGGACCAAGGGTTGTCTGCATCCTCTCGGCAAATGGAGTTGTATCCACTGTGACCCTTAGACAATCTGCAACTTCTGGTGGCACAGTGACTTATGAG GGCCGTTTTGAAATACTTTGTTTATCCGGTTCTTATATGAAGACTGACAATGGTGGATCACGGAGCAGAAGTGGAGGACTGAGTGTCTGCCTTTCTAGTCCTGACGGTCGGATAATTGGTGGTGGTGTTGCAGGAGTTCTTATAGCTGCTACGCCCGTACAG GTAATCATTGGGAGCTTTATTTACACAGGATCTAAAGCAAAGAACAAAGCAAAAATTAGCAATGAAACAAATCCTGAAGGTGAGCTCCAGGTTGGGGATGAGCAAACTGCACCATTCGCAGCTCTTCCCAGTCCAAACCTTTCACCTTCTCCAATGTTAGGGGGTTGGCCTGGACCGAGGCACTTGACTATGAGGAATGCTCACATTGATATCGACTTGACACGAGGGTGA
- the LOC122007996 gene encoding AT-hook motif nuclear-localized protein 9-like isoform X2 produces the protein MDGRDAMAFPGAASYFISHRGIPGSIGSSQPELHLTAQPGVRSIPNFGTSLTVPLSGVGSMAFQVESPPGASSHGGGGLGEGVSQVEPVKRKRGRPRKYGPEGSVALALSPISTSAPSGSVIGSGSASGSGAPSQKRGRGRPPGSGRKQMLASLGEWVVASAGMGFTPHVITIAVGEDIATKIMSFSQQGPRVVCILSANGVVSTVTLRQSATSGGTVTYETDNGGSRSRSGGLSVCLSSPDGRIIGGGVAGVLIAATPVQVIIGSFIYTGSKAKNKAKISNETNPEGELQVGDEQTAPFAALPSPNLSPSPMLGGWPGPRHLTMRNAHIDIDLTRG, from the exons ATGGATGGGAGAGATGCCATGGCGTTTCCCGGCGCGGCCTCATACTTCATATCTCATCGAGGAATTCCTGGCTCCATCGGTAGCTCGCAGCCTGAATTGCACTTGACGGCACAGCCCGGGGTCCGGTCCATACCGAACTTCGGCACCAGTCTTACCGTTCCTCTTTCTGGCGTTGGTTCGATGGCATTTCAGGTGGAGTCTCCGCCCGGTGCCTCGTCTCATGGTGGCGGTGGACTTGGCGAAGGTGTGAGCCAGGTGGAGCCggtgaagaggaagagaggacgGCCTAGAAAGTATGGCCCGGAAGGGAGTGTAGCTTTGGCGCTTTCGCCTATTTCCACCTCTGCTCCCTCCGGCTCCGTGATCGGGTCCGGGTCAGCTTCGGGTTCCGGCGCTCCTTCCCAGAAGCGCGGGAGAGGACGGCCGCCTGGCTCAGGGAGGAAGCAAATGTTAGCATCTCTTG GTGAATGGGTTGTTGCTTCAGCAGGCATGGGCTTCACtccacatgtcataactattgcAGTCGGAGAG GACATTGCCACAAAGATAATGTCATTTTCACAACAAGGACCAAGGGTTGTCTGCATCCTCTCGGCAAATGGAGTTGTATCCACTGTGACCCTTAGACAATCTGCAACTTCTGGTGGCACAGTGACTTATGAG ACTGACAATGGTGGATCACGGAGCAGAAGTGGAGGACTGAGTGTCTGCCTTTCTAGTCCTGACGGTCGGATAATTGGTGGTGGTGTTGCAGGAGTTCTTATAGCTGCTACGCCCGTACAG GTAATCATTGGGAGCTTTATTTACACAGGATCTAAAGCAAAGAACAAAGCAAAAATTAGCAATGAAACAAATCCTGAAGGTGAGCTCCAGGTTGGGGATGAGCAAACTGCACCATTCGCAGCTCTTCCCAGTCCAAACCTTTCACCTTCTCCAATGTTAGGGGGTTGGCCTGGACCGAGGCACTTGACTATGAGGAATGCTCACATTGATATCGACTTGACACGAGGGTGA
- the LOC122007997 gene encoding AT-hook motif nuclear-localized protein 9-like — protein MDGRDAMAMSGAGSYYVAHRGIPGFIAGSQSGLHLTAQPGVRSIPNLGTGLAVPPSGIGSLAFQVESPHALSSHGGDVLGEGVNQTEPVKRKRGRPRKYGPNGSVALALSPISSSAPAGSVIGSASDSGAPTQKRGRGRPPGTGRKQLLASLGEWVTGSAGMGFTPHIITIAVGEDVATKIMSFSQQGPRAVCILSANGVVSTVTLRQSANSGGTVTYEGQFEILGLSGSYMITNNGDSRSRTGGLSISLSSPDGRVIGGGVAGVLKAATPVQVIVGSFIYTGSKAKNKAKASNETNPEAELQPEDEQATPLAALPNPNLTSPIIGGWPGSRQFDLRNAHIDIDLTRG, from the exons ATGGATGGGAGAGATGCCATGGCGATGTCCGGCGCGGGCTCATACTACGTAGCTCACAGAGGAATCCCTGGCTTTATCGCCGGCTCGCAGTCTGGATTGCACCTGACAGCACAGCCCGGGGTCCGTTCCATACCGAACCTTGGCACCGGTCTGGCCGTCCCTCCTTCCGGCATTGGTTCATTGGCGTTTCAGGTGGAGTCCCCACATGCGCTCTCGTCCCACGGAGGCGATGTACTTGGTGAAGGTGTGAACCAGACGGAGCCCGTGAAGAGAAAGAGAGGACGTCCTAGAAAGTATGGGCCAAATGGAAGTGTAGCTTTAGCGCTCTCCCCTATTTCCTCCTCTGCCCCCGCTGGCTCCGTGATCGGGTCGGCTTCAGATTCTGGCGCTCCTACGCAGAAGCGGGGGAGGGGGCGGCCGCCGGGCACCGGGAGGAAGCAACTGCTAGCATCACTTG GAGAATGGGTTACTGGTTCAGCTGGAATGGGTTTTACTCCACATATCATAACGATCGCAGTTGGTGAG GATGTTGCCACAAAGATAATGTCATTCTCACAGCAGGGACCAAGGGCTGTTTGCATCCTTTCAGCAAATGGTGTTGTCTCTACTGTGACCCTTCGGCAATCTGCAAATTCGGGTGGCACAGTCACTTATGAG GGCCAATTTGAAATTCTTGGTTTATCTGGTTCATACATGATAACCAACAACGGTGATTCGCGGAGCAGAACTGGAGGATTGAGCATCTCGCTTTCTAGCCCCGACGGTCGGGTAATTGGTGGTGGGGTAGCAGGAGTGCTCAAAGCTGCCACCCCCGTACAG GTAATTGTAGGAAGCTTCATTTACACAGGATCTAAAGCGAAGAACAAAGCAAAAGCTAGCAATGAAACAAATCCTGAAGCTGAGCTTCAGCCCGAGGACGAGCAAGCTACACCGTTGGCTGCTCTTCCCAATCCAAACCTTACGTCTCCAATCATAGGTGGGTGGCCTGGATCGAGGCAATTCGATCTAAGGAATGCTCACATTGATATCGACTTGACACGAGGGTAG
- the LOC122007998 gene encoding pentatricopeptide repeat-containing protein At1g55630-like isoform X2, translating into MRSMLYFAWRSGTIFPGSYPCAWHSRGYCYRGQRKKEELLNIGDEKFHLRHRDGVCGDEQGSSSGDAEAKMYSEENKFEKVGLGVDNEDIQDFVRLPEETFIDFSPGGTLKEDDDNDDGQSQQYAHSNRRKKSVEEIKHEADRVFEILQQDGPGFSVSSALDQLQLKVSNSLIREVLLRILVMLNNANSLRCAKLAYKFFVWSGQQAGHKHNSNSYNLIMKVFSEAKELKAMCRLADEMTDKGLPITACTFNILICSCGEAGMARTVVERFIKSKNFNYRPFKHSFNAILYSLLTMNQYRLVEWVHQKMLLDGLLDDMGKNGFAPDLHTYNLMLHVLGRSNKPLSALELLNYMDEIGCNPSVLHFTTLIDGLSRAGNIEACRYFYDEMVKKGCDPDVVCYTVMITSYVIAGEFDKGYEIFQDMLARGQLPNVYTYNAIIRGLCITGKFDEACTMVKDMNRSGCTPNFSVYSSLVGRLRNSGKVSQANDVIKYMIESGHYLHLTNRFKGYKRC; encoded by the exons ATGAGATCCAtgctttattttgcttggagATCAGGAACGATCTTTCCGGGTTCCTATCCTTGTGCGTGGCATTCAAGGGGGTATTGTTACCGTGGACAGAGAAAAAAGGAAGAACTTTTAAACATCGGCGATGAAAAATTCCATCTTCGGCATCGTGATGGGGTTTGTGGAGATGAACAAGGTTCCTCCTCTGGGGATGCCGAAGCAAAAATGTATTCCGAggaaaataagtttgaaaaagtGGGTTTGGGGGTAGACAATGAAGATATACAGGATTTTGTGCGCCTTCCTGAAGAGACCTTTATTGATTTCTCACCTGGTGGCACACTCAAGGAAGATGATGACAATGATGATGGTCAGAGTCAGCAGTATGCTCATTCCAATCGCCGGAAGAAATCCGTGGAGGAGATAAAACATGAAGCTGATAGAGTATTTGAAATACTACAACAGGATGGACCGGGCTTCAGTGTCTCATCAGCCCTAGATCAGCTGCAACTGAAAGTATCCAATTCTTTGATCAGAGAAGTCCTTCTCCGTATTCTCGTGATGCTTAACAATGCCAACAGTTTGCGGTGTGCAAAGTTGGCTTATAAGTTCTTTGTTTGGTCAGGTCAGCAGGCAGGCCATAAGCACAATTCCAATAGCTATAATCTTATAATGAAAGTATTTTCAGAGGCTAAGGAGTTGAAAGCAATGTGCAGACTAGCAGATGAGATGACAGATAAGGGCTTGCCAATCACTGCATGCACGTTTAACATATTAATTTGCTCTTGTGGAGAGGCTGGGATGGCCAGGACTGTGGTTGAAAggttcataaaatccaaaaatttcAACTACCGACCTTTCAAACATTCCTTCAATGCAATTCTTTATTCTCTTCTTACCATGAATCAGTATAGGTTGGTGGAGTGGGTTCATCAAAAGATGCTGCTGGACGG ATTGCTTGATGATATGGGGAAAAATGGGTTTGCTCCTGACCTCCACACATATAATCTCATGCTCCATGTGCTCGGGAGAAGTAACAAACCACTTTCTGCACTCGAACTTTTGAACTATATGGATGAAATTGGTTGCAATCCTAGTGTCCTTCATTTTACCACTCTGATCGATGGGCTTAGTCGTGCTGGGAACATTGAAGCCTGCAGGTACTTTTATGATGAGATGGTTAAGAAGGGGTGTGATCCAGATGTAGTTTGTTATACCGTCATGATAACGAGCTATGTAATAGCAGGAGAGTTTGATAAGGGATATGAAATATTCCAAGATATGTTAGCCAGAGGGCAACTACCAAATGTTTATACGTACAATGCCATTATCCGTGGGCTTTGCATCACAGGCAAGTTTGATGAAGCTTGCACAATGGTGAAGGATATGAATAGAAGCGGTTGCACTCCGAACTTCTCAGTGTATAGCAGTTTAGTTGGAAGATTAAGAAACTCTGGGAAGGTTTCTCAAGCAAATGATGTAATCAAATATATGATAGAAAGTGGTCACTATCTTCATTTAACAAACCGATTCAAGGGCTATAAAAGATGCTAG
- the LOC122007998 gene encoding pentatricopeptide repeat-containing protein At1g55630-like isoform X1 — translation MRSMLYFAWRSGTIFPGSYPCAWHSRGYCYRGQRKKEELLNIGDEKFHLRHRDGVCGDEQGSSSGDAEAKMYSEENKFEKVGLGVDNEDIQDFVRLPEETFIDFSPGGTLKEDDDNDDGQSQQYAHSNRRKKSVEEIKHEADRVFEILQQDGPGFSVSSALDQLQLKVSNSLIREVLLRILVMLNNANSLRCAKLAYKFFVWSGQQAGHKHNSNSYNLIMKVFSEAKELKAMCRLADEMTDKGLPITACTFNILICSCGEAGMARTVVERFIKSKNFNYRPFKHSFNAILYSLLTMNQYRLVEWVHQKMLLDGYSPDVLTFNVVLRAKYMLGKLDQFHRLLDDMGKNGFAPDLHTYNLMLHVLGRSNKPLSALELLNYMDEIGCNPSVLHFTTLIDGLSRAGNIEACRYFYDEMVKKGCDPDVVCYTVMITSYVIAGEFDKGYEIFQDMLARGQLPNVYTYNAIIRGLCITGKFDEACTMVKDMNRSGCTPNFSVYSSLVGRLRNSGKVSQANDVIKYMIESGHYLHLTNRFKGYKRC, via the coding sequence ATGAGATCCAtgctttattttgcttggagATCAGGAACGATCTTTCCGGGTTCCTATCCTTGTGCGTGGCATTCAAGGGGGTATTGTTACCGTGGACAGAGAAAAAAGGAAGAACTTTTAAACATCGGCGATGAAAAATTCCATCTTCGGCATCGTGATGGGGTTTGTGGAGATGAACAAGGTTCCTCCTCTGGGGATGCCGAAGCAAAAATGTATTCCGAggaaaataagtttgaaaaagtGGGTTTGGGGGTAGACAATGAAGATATACAGGATTTTGTGCGCCTTCCTGAAGAGACCTTTATTGATTTCTCACCTGGTGGCACACTCAAGGAAGATGATGACAATGATGATGGTCAGAGTCAGCAGTATGCTCATTCCAATCGCCGGAAGAAATCCGTGGAGGAGATAAAACATGAAGCTGATAGAGTATTTGAAATACTACAACAGGATGGACCGGGCTTCAGTGTCTCATCAGCCCTAGATCAGCTGCAACTGAAAGTATCCAATTCTTTGATCAGAGAAGTCCTTCTCCGTATTCTCGTGATGCTTAACAATGCCAACAGTTTGCGGTGTGCAAAGTTGGCTTATAAGTTCTTTGTTTGGTCAGGTCAGCAGGCAGGCCATAAGCACAATTCCAATAGCTATAATCTTATAATGAAAGTATTTTCAGAGGCTAAGGAGTTGAAAGCAATGTGCAGACTAGCAGATGAGATGACAGATAAGGGCTTGCCAATCACTGCATGCACGTTTAACATATTAATTTGCTCTTGTGGAGAGGCTGGGATGGCCAGGACTGTGGTTGAAAggttcataaaatccaaaaatttcAACTACCGACCTTTCAAACATTCCTTCAATGCAATTCTTTATTCTCTTCTTACCATGAATCAGTATAGGTTGGTGGAGTGGGTTCATCAAAAGATGCTGCTGGACGGGTACTCTCCTGATGTTTTAACCTTTAATGTCGTTTTGCGAGCTAAATACATGTTAGGTAAGTTGGATCAATTCCACAGATTGCTTGATGATATGGGGAAAAATGGGTTTGCTCCTGACCTCCACACATATAATCTCATGCTCCATGTGCTCGGGAGAAGTAACAAACCACTTTCTGCACTCGAACTTTTGAACTATATGGATGAAATTGGTTGCAATCCTAGTGTCCTTCATTTTACCACTCTGATCGATGGGCTTAGTCGTGCTGGGAACATTGAAGCCTGCAGGTACTTTTATGATGAGATGGTTAAGAAGGGGTGTGATCCAGATGTAGTTTGTTATACCGTCATGATAACGAGCTATGTAATAGCAGGAGAGTTTGATAAGGGATATGAAATATTCCAAGATATGTTAGCCAGAGGGCAACTACCAAATGTTTATACGTACAATGCCATTATCCGTGGGCTTTGCATCACAGGCAAGTTTGATGAAGCTTGCACAATGGTGAAGGATATGAATAGAAGCGGTTGCACTCCGAACTTCTCAGTGTATAGCAGTTTAGTTGGAAGATTAAGAAACTCTGGGAAGGTTTCTCAAGCAAATGATGTAATCAAATATATGATAGAAAGTGGTCACTATCTTCATTTAACAAACCGATTCAAGGGCTATAAAAGATGCTAG